The following nucleotide sequence is from Staphylococcus chromogenes.
GATCATAAAATATTTCATCAACATCGCCTGTTTCAATCATTTGTCCACCATACATTACGGCTACTCGGTCTGCTACGTTTGCGACAACTCCCAAATCATGTGTAATGAAAATAATAGAAGTATCTATTTTTTGTTGTAATTCTTTCATTAAGTCTAAAATTTGTGCTTGCATCGTAACATCTAACGCTGTAGTAGGCTCGTCTGCAATTAAAACTTTAGGTTCACATGCAAGTGCCAGTGCAATGACAATACGTTGACGTTGTCCTCCTGAAAATTGATGTGGATATGCGTTAAAACGCTCTTTCACACGTTTTAAACCGACAAGTTCTAACAACTCAATTGCGCGTTGTTTCGCTTCTGCTTTACTTAAACCAATATGTTTAATAATCGGTTCCATCACTTGCTTACCTATTTTCATTGTTGGATTAAGTGATGTCATCGGATCTTGGAAAATCATCGAAATCTCTTTTCCTCGTAATTTCATCAATTCTTTTTCCGATTTTTTTGTTAAGTCTTCGCCATTAAAAATGATGCTACCTTGTTTAATACGACCCGACTTCCCTTGGAAAAGCTTCGTAATCGCTTTTGTTGTGACAGATTTTCCTGAACCGGATTCTCCCACAATAGCTAACGTTTCCCCTTTGTTTAAATAAAAATCTACACCTCGAACAGCTTGCACTTCTCCGACCTCAATATCAAAGGAGACATGCAAGTCATTGACTTCAATCACGCGTTCTGACATGTGCCATACCTCCTTTATTTTCTCATTTTAGGGTCAAATGCATCTCTTAGACCATCACTGAATAGGTAGAAGAATAAAATTAATAAACTTAAAATGAAAGCCGGAATAAATAGTTGGTGCGGATGAATCAATAACATTGCGCGACCTTCATTGACAAGTGAACCTAATGATGTTTGTGGTGCTGGAACACCAATACCGATAAAGCTTAAAAATGCTTCGAAGAAAATCGCATTAGGTACTGTGAACATAGAAGTTACAATAATAGCTCCTAATGTATTTGGTAAAATATGTTTAAAAATTAACTTTAAATTCGACGTCCCTAATGTGCGTGAAGCTAAAACAAATTCTTGATTTTTCAATTTTAAGAATTCTCCACGTACAACACGACTCATTCCAATCCAACCTGTAATGGCCATCGCTAAAATAATTGTCCAAATGGAAGGTTCAAATATTAAGACGAATAAAATAACAACGATGAGTGTTGGAATGGATGAGATGATTTCAATGATACGTTGCATAATATCATCAACACGGCCTCCAAAATAACCAGAAATCGCACCGTAAATTACACCAATGAAAATATCTAGTAACGCCGCCACTAACCCAATAAATAACGAAACTTGTGCACCTTGCCAAGTTCTTGTCCAAATGTCACGTCCTAGTTGATCTGTTCCAAACCAAAAGTTTTGTTTGACGTGCGCTTTATCGTAAGCATTACCGTCAATGCCTTCTCCATCAAAAGGTAAAAATGGAATTTGATCTAAAACAGCAATTTTCGGAGGCAAGTTACGACGTTCGACATCTTGCTCTGCATAATCATGCGAACTTATGAGTGGACCTACAATTGCTAAAATGAGGATAATAATTAACCCTATCATCCCTACAACCGCAAGTTTGTTGCGTGTTAATTGTGACCAAGCATCTTGCCAAAACGTACGTCCTTCTCTTTGAAAATCTTGTTCGCTGCTATCAGGTGCACCTGTACGCACAAAGTCTTCATGCATAATCCCTGCCGTTTGAGCGACTGTCGCACCTGAATGATCGTCTTTAGGTAAAATACGTTCTTCTTTCGTCATTACTTTTTACCCCCTTGCAAACGGATTCTAGGGTCGATAAGACCATATAGAATATCGACAATAAAAATGGAAACAATGAATAGTGTACTGAACAATAAAGTAATGGCCATAATCACAGAAAAGTCATTTGTGGTAATTGAACGTACAAATTGATCCCCTAGTCCAGGAACACCAAAAATATTTTCAATGGTTAAAGTCCCTGTTAAAATACTTGCAAGCATCGGAACGAGTATCGTAATGACTGGAATAAGTGCATTTCGTAATGCGTGGCCATATAAAACGCGGCTCGTCGAATTCCCCTTTGCTCGAGCTAATAATATGTAATCTGAACTTAACACTTCAATCATTTCTGCTCTAATATAACGTGCTACTGTTGCGATAACGACAGCTGATAATGCTAATGAAGGTAAAATTGCAGTGGAAATACCTTCCCATCCTGCCACTGGAAACCATTGGAGACGTACAGCAAAAACGTATTGTAGCAATACTGCTAAAACGAAGGATGGCACAGAAATAGCAATAACTGAAATAAAGGTGGCGAGATAGTCAACCCATGTATTTTGTCGTGTGGCTGCGATAACCCCTAAAAACAGACCGACAATAACCCCTATCACCATAGAAAAAAGCCCCATTTGAAAAGATGGCACTAATCTCGGTTTAATCAAATCCCAAACGGGCTGATTATCATATTGGAAAGAGTTACCAAAATCACCTTTAACGACATTCGCCATATAGTTGCCGTATTGAATAGGTAATGGATCATTTAAACCATATTTTTCATTCAACATCGTTTTTTGTTCTTCGCTTAATTTTTCATCATTAAACGGTGATCCAGGCATCAACTTCATAAGAAAAAACGTGATTGTAATAATGATAAATAGTGAAATAACCATATATAACAATCGTTTTAAAGTATACTTAAGCATCCTACAAACCCCCTTGTGTTTAATTAACATTCCCTTCAAAATTTTCAGAAATATTAATAATATTATAATCACAAGGCTCCGAATTAATCAATATCATTTCAATTTACAGTGATAAAGGAATTAAGGGAGAAGTAGCTTTAAATCTATATTTCTTTTCATTAAAAATTATTTATATCCTCTTAAATAACTTCAAATTAATTGAGTAGTAGGTTACAATGATGAAAACAAATAGTAAGGAATGACATTATGCCACGTCTCACTAATCAATCATGGATTTATATTATAATCACCCCAGCACTTACACTTTTTTCATGGCTCTTAAGTACGCATACTTGGACCCATTTCATAAATTTATTTTTTACCTTTTCCATTATTTTTTCAATCTTACTATTCACATTGCTTATTATTCAGGAAGGCATCTTTGATGTGACAAGTTTTGGATTTCGGCGTTTTAAGTATCAATTAATGCGCAGTAAAGATAAAAAACACTATGAATCCGATGAGTTCTTTAACCCGAAACAACCCAAAAAATCTCATTATGTCGTACAATCTTGGATTAAGCCTGCATTACTTATGCATGTTTTTTACATACTACTCTCCTTTTTAATGGCTTTTACGGTACATTAACTATACAAATATATGCATATACAAAAAACAGATGTCTCCTCTAAAAAGACACCTGTTTTTTAGTTTTATAAAAAATCCTTTTATTATTTTTTCGTCTGCTGATCTTATTAAGTCAAAGATGTTGCCCCAAAAAGCATTGAGGGAGTTAAATTTGACGTGTTTCTACTATTATATATGTGAGAATTCCTTTTTTATCTCTTCACTTTAGTTACCATAATGTACTTTTAAAAAGAACAGTTTTGTATAATTAATCAATAACATACAAAAAGGCTTGCTATAGAAATATTCACCTATTCTATAGCAAGTCTTGAGATTTTATTTATTGGTTATATTTTTTAAAGACTAATACCGCATTATGTCCACCGAAACCTAAACTATTACTCATCGCATAATTAATTTCGCAATCTACAGCTTTATTTGGTGTAATGTCTAAATCAATTTCAGGGTCATTGTTATCCGCATGAATTGTTGGCGCAATTTTACTGTCTCTTATTGACAACACAGAGAAAATCGCTTCTACGCCACCTGTTGCGCCTAATAAGTGTCCTGTCATTGATTTTGTAGAACTGATTTTAAGTGATTTTGCCGCTTCACCAAATGTTTTTTTGATGGCTCTAATTTCAAATAAGTCACCGACAGGCGTACTTGTGCCATGCGCATTTAAGTATTGAATGTCACTTGGTTGAATGCCTGCATCATTCATTGCTGCTTCCATTGCACGTGAGCCGCCTTCACCATCTGGACCTGGGGCAGTAATATGATGCGCATCACCTGTTGATCCATAGCCTACAATTTCAGCGTAAATATTTGCGCCACGGGCCTGTGCCGATTCTAAAGATTCAAGTACTAAAATCCCTGCACCTTCACCCATAATAAAACCATCACGGCCTTCTTGGAATGGGCGACATGCTGTTTCAATATCATCATTTGTGGATAATGCACGACTCGCACTAAATCCAGCGATGGCCATATGTGTAATCGGTGCCTCTGTGCCTCCAGCAATCATCGCATCCGCATCGCCACGTTCAATAAATTTGAACGCTTCACCAATGGAATTTGTTGCAGTCGCACAAGCTGTCACTGTTGAACCATTTGGACCTTTCGCGCCTAAATCGATAGAGACTTGTCCAGTCGCCATATCTGGAATTAACATAGGTACAAAGAACGGACTTACACGACGGGGTCCTCTTTCTTTAAGCAAGTCGTGGGCTTCTTCAAATGTTTCCATACCCCCGATACCTGAGCCAATCCATACACCAACGCGGTTGGCATTCGTTTCATCTATCACTAATCCAGAATCTTTCACTGCTTGTCGTGCAGCGACTACAGCATATTGTGTAAAACGTGACATTTTACGCGCTTCTTTTTTAGGGATATGTGCTTCAATATCGAAGTCTTTGAGTTCCCCGCCAATGTGCACATTATAAGGTGTTGTGTCAATGCGCGTAATTTTATCGATTCCGTTAACACCTTTTAAAGCGTTATCCCACATCGTAGGTACATCATTTCCAATTGGAGATAATGCCCCTAAACCTGTAACTACGACACGTTGTTTTTTAGTCATTCATGTTCCTCCTCTATTATTTACCCCATCGAATCACAAGTGATCCCCATGTCAATCCGCCTCCAAAGCCAACTAACACGAGTACATCATCGTCTTGAATTCGACCAGCTTCTAACTCTTCAGATATACTTAACGGTATGGATGCCGCTGATGTATTGCCATATTTATCTACCGACACACTCATTTTTTCCTTCGGGATATCTAATCTTTGTCTTGCAGATTCCATGATACGAATATTCGCTTGATGCGGTACGAATAAATCGATGTCTTCTGGCTGTAAATGCGCTTTTTCGACTACGCGTAAAGACGAATCTCCCATAATGCGTACCGCAAATTTAAATACTTCACGTCCATTCATTCGGATAAAATCGGTCTCTTGATCTTGATATAAGTATTTACCTCCGATTCCGTCAGAACCTAACTCATAACTTAGAATACCACGGTTGCCCGATACTTCGCCAATAATAGCCGCTCCAGCGCCATCGCCGAATAAAATTGCCGTTGAGCGATCCTCTAAATCTGTAATTCCAGATAATTTGTCTGCGCCTACAACGAGTACATTTTTATAGTCCCCAGATAAAACAAAAGATCTCGCAGTCACAAGGCCGTACATAAAACCTGTACATGCCGCAAGTTGATCGACAGATGCCACTTTACTAAGACCTAATCGGTGTTGTAACTTGTTTGCGACAGTCGGAAAACGATGGTCTCCTGTGGATGTCGCTACGATTACCATGTCAATGTCTTCTTTATCAATGCCTGCGTCTTCAATCGCACGGACACTGGCTTCATATGCTAAATCTGATGTATGTTCATCCTCTTTAGCCCATCTACGTTCTTTAATCCCTGTCATTTGGGAAATCCATTCATCTGATGTATCAAGGTATGATTCAAAAAACGCATTATCCACCACACGTTCAGGTGCGTATGCGCCAAATCCTTTAATACCTACATTCATGGTTTGAACACCTTCTTCATTTATTTTTAATACCAGGTAATAATTTACCATAAGGTTAACAAAAATGACAAGTCATATACTGTGACGACTATACAAAATGATATAAGACAATTATAATAGAAATATCAGAAAAATTGGAGGCATATCGCAATGAAATACTTTTTCACATTTTTTTGGGCGGTACTCTTATTAGAGATGGTCAATTTCGTGCTTAACAGCTTAAATGGAGGCGGCGCGATTAGTTTTATCGCTCCAATCGTTTTAGCTGCAATCATGGTAGGCGTTGTGGTATTAATTGATATCGCAATGAAGCCTGATACGAACCATCCTGTTAATGACCATCACAACTAAATTTCGAAATCACATGATTATCTTAATGTCTACTGTTGACAATACATATTGTTGACAGTTTTTTTGCGTAAAAATAGCGAACTAGGAGGTAACTCCTAATTCGCTATTACACTATAAAACAATTTTTATGATATTTATGCTTCATTTGGTTTTTCGACTTTAAATTCGATTTCACCTTCATGAACATCTCCGAAAACTTTTGTGCCTTCTGGAAGATTTTCTTTAATCATCATACGTGCTAAAGGTGTTTCAACATGACGTTGAACAAAACGTTTTAATGGACGTGCGCCAAATTGTGGCTCGTAAGCTGTTTCACCCATCCATTTTTTCGCTTCATCTGTCAATTCTAAAGTAATGCGTTGATCTGTTAATCTCATATTTAAGTTTCTTAGTACTTTATCGACAATCAATTGCATATCTTCAACAGATAATGGTTTGAACAAGACAATGTCGTCCATACGGTTTAAAATTTCCGGTTTGAAGTAAGCATGTAAACTATCCATTACTGCTTTTTCAGTGTCTTCAGTAATTTCACCGGTATCTTTAACACGATCAAGTAAAATCTGTGAACCTATATTACTTGTCATAATAATAATTGTATTTTTAAAGTCCACACTTCTACCTTTTGAATCTGTTAAACGACCATCATCTAAAATTTGAAGCAAGACGTTAAATACGTCAGAATGGGCTTTTTCAATCTCATCTAACAAAATAACTGAATAAGGATTACGACGTACGGCTTCTGTTAATTGTCCGCCTTCATCATGACCGACATAACCTGGAGGAGCCCCGATTAATCGTGAAACAGCGTGTTTTTCCATATATTCACTCATATCGATGCGAATCATATGACGTTCTGAATCAAATAAAGTGGATGCTAATGATTTTGCTAATTCTGTTTTACCTACCCCAGTTGGACCTAAGAATAAAAATGATCCAATAGGTCGATCTGGGTCTTTAATACCTGCGCGTGCACGCACAACAGCATCAGCGACTAAGTCAACCGCGCGTTCTTGACCTACCACACGCTCATGTAAGATATCAGAGAGGTTTAACAATTTTTCACGTTCTGTTTCGACAAGTTTTGAGACTGGAATTCCTGTCCATTGGCTCACAATTTCTCCAATTTCTTCATCCGTAACGACCTCTCTAATAATACGATCGCTATCAGTTCCTTGTGATTCTTGGAAAGAGGCTTCGAGTTCTTTTAATTCTTTTTCAAGTTGCGGTATTTTACCGTGTTGTAATTCTGCTGCTTTCTCCAAGTCATAGTTGTTTTCTGCATCTTCTAATGCTTTCCGACTTTCATCTAGTTCTGTTCGTTTTTCTTGAACTTTAGCAATTTTTTCTTTTTCTTTTTCTACACGAGATTGTAATTGGGCTTGCACTTCTTTTTCTTCTGCAAGTTCTTCTTGCAATTCTTTTAAACGCATTTGACTCGCTTCATCTGATTCTTTTTTAAGCGCATTTTCCTCAATTTCTAATTGCATTACTCTACGATTCACTTGGTCTAGTTCTGTTGGATTAGAACCCATTTCCGTGCGTATCGTAGCTGAAGCTTGATCGACAAGGTCAATCGCTTTGTCTGGTAAGAAACGGTCTGTAATATAACGATTTGAAAGTTCAGCAGCTGCAACTAATGCACGGTCTTGGATACGTACACCATGGTGAACTTCATAACGTTCTTTTAAACCTCGTAAGATTGAAATTGTATCTTCAATATTCGGCTCTTTAACGTTCACTTTTTGGAAACGGCGTTCTAAGGCTGAATCTTTCTCAATATATTCACGATACTCATTTAACGTTGTCGCACCAATACAGTGGAGTTCGCCACGCGCAAGCATAGGTTTTAACATATTTCCTGCGTCCATTGCACCATCTGTTTTACCTGCGCCAACTAACATATGGATTTCATCAATAAATAACAGAATACGTCCTTCAGACTCTTTAACTTCTTTTAATACTGCTTTTAAACGTTCCTCAAATTCACCACGATATTTTGCACCTGCAACTAACGCACTCAAATCAAGTTCAAATACTGTTTTATCGAGGAGTGAATCAGGTACATCTCGTTTAACAATACGTTGAGCCAGACCTTCCACTATGGCCGTTTTACCGACCCCAGGTTCACCGATAAGTACTGGATTATTTTTGGTTTTTCGACTTAAAATTCGAATGGTATTTCTAATTTCTTCATCACGGCCGATAACAGGGTCCATATTCCCTTTACGCACTTCTTCGACTAAATCACGACCGTATTTAGCTAATGCCTCATAATTTACTTCAGGATTTTGTGTTGTCACATGATTCCCTCCTCGCACTTTTTTTATAATTTCAATAATGACTTCTTTTTTATGGTTCACAGCTTGTTGTGTGGTTTCATCTATTTCCATTGCCGCTCTTAAAACGTGCTCCATCGAAATATAACTATCTTCATATTCACCCATAAACTGTTCAGCTTTATTAAATAATTCATTTGTTTTCGTGCCTAAATATTGTCCATATTGCACGTTATCCCCTTTTACAGTCGCATAACGTGATAACTTATCCGTATAAGCTTTGTCTAAGGCTTCTGTGTCAATATTTGCACGCTCTAAAATACTTTGATATAAACTTTCAGGTTGTTCTAAAACAGCTTTTAGAACCGCTTCTATTTCTACATTGGTTAAGTGATATTCTTTTGCATATTCAATGGCTTTTTGAAGCGCATTTTGAATAGAATGTGTCATTTGATTAATATCCAAAATGTCTCACTCCTTTATTTAACATAGGTCATTTGACTTTGACTTTCTTTGACCTTAATTATATTATACTCACTCGCGTTAATGAATGCAACCTATAAGTTTGACTTTTTTTGACTATTATTCATTTTTTCCGCATATAACAATAACCGTTCATTTCAAATTCAAACATCACACGGTATAAAAAGAACTCCCTTTGCAATTAAAGGAAGTTCTTTTCATTCAATATTAGCTAACGCCTAATGCTATTTTGGCATAACGTGACATCATATCTTTATTCCATGGTGGATTCCATACGATGTTCACTTCTGTGTCTTTAATTTCTGGCAATTCGCCTAACGCTGTTTTGACTTGATCAACAATCTGTGGCCCAAGTGGACAACCGATAGAAGTTAAAGTCATCTCAACAGTACAAAGGCCATCATCATCTAAATCCACTTTATATACAAGGCCTAAGTTTACGATATCAATCCCTAATTCGGGGTCAATAACATTTTCCAAAGCGCCTAATATGCTATCTTTTAAAGCCTCTTCCATGAGATTCACCTCTTCTAATTAATAACTACTCTCAATATATCAAAATTCAGACACGAGAACAATAAAATGCTATGATAAGTTTACATTGAAACTCGTGCATAAGGAGACATTTATGAAACAACATTTGATTTGCCTCGATCTCGATGGCACTTTATTAAACGATGCAAAAGAAATTACCCCCTATACGTTCAAAGTCTTAAAAACATT
It contains:
- the opp3C gene encoding oligopeptide ABC transporter permease, with the translated sequence MTKEERILPKDDHSGATVAQTAGIMHEDFVRTGAPDSSEQDFQREGRTFWQDAWSQLTRNKLAVVGMIGLIIILILAIVGPLISSHDYAEQDVERRNLPPKIAVLDQIPFLPFDGEGIDGNAYDKAHVKQNFWFGTDQLGRDIWTRTWQGAQVSLFIGLVAALLDIFIGVIYGAISGYFGGRVDDIMQRIIEIISSIPTLIVVILFVLIFEPSIWTIILAMAITGWIGMSRVVRGEFLKLKNQEFVLASRTLGTSNLKLIFKHILPNTLGAIIVTSMFTVPNAIFFEAFLSFIGIGVPAPQTSLGSLVNEGRAMLLIHPHQLFIPAFILSLLILFFYLFSDGLRDAFDPKMRK
- a CDS encoding ABC transporter ATP-binding protein, which gives rise to MSERVIEVNDLHVSFDIEVGEVQAVRGVDFYLNKGETLAIVGESGSGKSVTTKAITKLFQGKSGRIKQGSIIFNGEDLTKKSEKELMKLRGKEISMIFQDPMTSLNPTMKIGKQVMEPIIKHIGLSKAEAKQRAIELLELVGLKRVKERFNAYPHQFSGGQRQRIVIALALACEPKVLIADEPTTALDVTMQAQILDLMKELQQKIDTSIIFITHDLGVVANVADRVAVMYGGQMIETGDVDEIFYDPKHPYTWGLLSSMPDLETEGSTELRAIPGSPPDLVHPPKGDAFAARSEYALAIDFKEAPPWFKVSPTHYVRSWLLDERAPKVEPPELVKRKQRPMPNNFAKPERVERVSF
- a CDS encoding metal-sulfur cluster assembly factor, yielding MEEALKDSILGALENVIDPELGIDIVNLGLVYKVDLDDDGLCTVEMTLTSIGCPLGPQIVDQVKTALGELPEIKDTEVNIVWNPPWNKDMMSRYAKIALGVS
- a CDS encoding DUF2929 family protein, whose protein sequence is MKYFFTFFWAVLLLEMVNFVLNSLNGGGAISFIAPIVLAAIMVGVVVLIDIAMKPDTNHPVNDHHN
- a CDS encoding beta-ketoacyl-ACP synthase III, encoding MNVGIKGFGAYAPERVVDNAFFESYLDTSDEWISQMTGIKERRWAKEDEHTSDLAYEASVRAIEDAGIDKEDIDMVIVATSTGDHRFPTVANKLQHRLGLSKVASVDQLAACTGFMYGLVTARSFVLSGDYKNVLVVGADKLSGITDLEDRSTAILFGDGAGAAIIGEVSGNRGILSYELGSDGIGGKYLYQDQETDFIRMNGREVFKFAVRIMGDSSLRVVEKAHLQPEDIDLFVPHQANIRIMESARQRLDIPKEKMSVSVDKYGNTSAASIPLSISEELEAGRIQDDDVLVLVGFGGGLTWGSLVIRWGK
- the clpB gene encoding ATP-dependent chaperone ClpB; translated protein: MDINQMTHSIQNALQKAIEYAKEYHLTNVEIEAVLKAVLEQPESLYQSILERANIDTEALDKAYTDKLSRYATVKGDNVQYGQYLGTKTNELFNKAEQFMGEYEDSYISMEHVLRAAMEIDETTQQAVNHKKEVIIEIIKKVRGGNHVTTQNPEVNYEALAKYGRDLVEEVRKGNMDPVIGRDEEIRNTIRILSRKTKNNPVLIGEPGVGKTAIVEGLAQRIVKRDVPDSLLDKTVFELDLSALVAGAKYRGEFEERLKAVLKEVKESEGRILLFIDEIHMLVGAGKTDGAMDAGNMLKPMLARGELHCIGATTLNEYREYIEKDSALERRFQKVNVKEPNIEDTISILRGLKERYEVHHGVRIQDRALVAAAELSNRYITDRFLPDKAIDLVDQASATIRTEMGSNPTELDQVNRRVMQLEIEENALKKESDEASQMRLKELQEELAEEKEVQAQLQSRVEKEKEKIAKVQEKRTELDESRKALEDAENNYDLEKAAELQHGKIPQLEKELKELEASFQESQGTDSDRIIREVVTDEEIGEIVSQWTGIPVSKLVETEREKLLNLSDILHERVVGQERAVDLVADAVVRARAGIKDPDRPIGSFLFLGPTGVGKTELAKSLASTLFDSERHMIRIDMSEYMEKHAVSRLIGAPPGYVGHDEGGQLTEAVRRNPYSVILLDEIEKAHSDVFNVLLQILDDGRLTDSKGRSVDFKNTIIIMTSNIGSQILLDRVKDTGEITEDTEKAVMDSLHAYFKPEILNRMDDIVLFKPLSVEDMQLIVDKVLRNLNMRLTDQRITLELTDEAKKWMGETAYEPQFGARPLKRFVQRHVETPLARMMIKENLPEGTKVFGDVHEGEIEFKVEKPNEA
- the opp3b gene encoding oligopeptide ABC transporter permease; the protein is MLKYTLKRLLYMVISLFIIITITFFLMKLMPGSPFNDEKLSEEQKTMLNEKYGLNDPLPIQYGNYMANVVKGDFGNSFQYDNQPVWDLIKPRLVPSFQMGLFSMVIGVIVGLFLGVIAATRQNTWVDYLATFISVIAISVPSFVLAVLLQYVFAVRLQWFPVAGWEGISTAILPSLALSAVVIATVARYIRAEMIEVLSSDYILLARAKGNSTSRVLYGHALRNALIPVITILVPMLASILTGTLTIENIFGVPGLGDQFVRSITTNDFSVIMAITLLFSTLFIVSIFIVDILYGLIDPRIRLQGGKK
- a CDS encoding DUF3899 domain-containing protein, whose amino-acid sequence is MPRLTNQSWIYIIITPALTLFSWLLSTHTWTHFINLFFTFSIIFSILLFTLLIIQEGIFDVTSFGFRRFKYQLMRSKDKKHYESDEFFNPKQPKKSHYVVQSWIKPALLMHVFYILLSFLMAFTVH
- the fabF gene encoding beta-ketoacyl-ACP synthase II codes for the protein MTKKQRVVVTGLGALSPIGNDVPTMWDNALKGVNGIDKITRIDTTPYNVHIGGELKDFDIEAHIPKKEARKMSRFTQYAVVAARQAVKDSGLVIDETNANRVGVWIGSGIGGMETFEEAHDLLKERGPRRVSPFFVPMLIPDMATGQVSIDLGAKGPNGSTVTACATATNSIGEAFKFIERGDADAMIAGGTEAPITHMAIAGFSASRALSTNDDIETACRPFQEGRDGFIMGEGAGILVLESLESAQARGANIYAEIVGYGSTGDAHHITAPGPDGEGGSRAMEAAMNDAGIQPSDIQYLNAHGTSTPVGDLFEIRAIKKTFGEAAKSLKISSTKSMTGHLLGATGGVEAIFSVLSIRDSKIAPTIHADNNDPEIDLDITPNKAVDCEINYAMSNSLGFGGHNAVLVFKKYNQ